The proteins below come from a single Parageobacillus toebii NBRC 107807 genomic window:
- a CDS encoding aminotransferase class I/II-fold pyridoxal phosphate-dependent enzyme gives MDVYSDIIRTMPPYLFSVFQQKKEELMKKGVDVIDLGIGAPDLPPPAFVVEKLKEELDNPKNFTYSPYAGCREYREAVALFYQREYGVELDPDTEVLALIGSKEGIVHLLQAILHPGETVLVPDPGYPVYSTAVHLARGKIVRLPLDSENGYKPIFSSVPSGIYRDAKLMFLNYPSNPTAETVEIDTFAEAVSIAKQYRIFIAHDSAYSFVTFQGFKAPSILQVNGAKEVAVEFGSLSKSYNMAGCRIGYIVGNRDMIKALSIIKSNIDTCQFIPIQKAAAAALISDHEAVKENNRIYEQRMNMMVKALRSLGINVHPPKATFFLWIPVLKGYSSEQFATKLLEEAGVIVTPGTAFGPSGEGYVRLSLSVSMERLQQVADRLKQVNWEE, from the coding sequence ATGGACGTTTATTCTGACATCATAAGAACCATGCCGCCATATTTGTTCTCTGTTTTTCAGCAAAAGAAAGAAGAACTAATGAAAAAAGGAGTAGATGTGATCGATTTAGGGATAGGGGCGCCCGATTTGCCGCCGCCTGCTTTTGTGGTGGAGAAATTAAAGGAAGAGCTGGATAATCCTAAAAATTTTACGTATTCTCCATATGCCGGGTGCCGAGAGTATAGAGAAGCGGTTGCGCTCTTTTATCAACGGGAATATGGCGTAGAGTTAGACCCAGATACAGAAGTGTTGGCATTAATCGGTTCAAAGGAAGGAATTGTCCATTTATTACAAGCGATTCTTCATCCAGGGGAGACCGTGTTAGTTCCAGACCCTGGCTATCCGGTTTATAGCACAGCTGTACATTTAGCAAGAGGAAAAATCGTTCGTTTGCCGCTTGATTCGGAAAACGGATATAAGCCGATTTTTTCGAGCGTTCCTTCAGGAATTTATCGGGATGCGAAATTAATGTTTTTAAATTACCCTAGCAATCCAACAGCTGAGACTGTCGAAATCGATACGTTTGCCGAAGCTGTTTCGATTGCGAAACAATATCGTATTTTCATTGCTCATGATTCAGCTTATTCTTTTGTTACGTTTCAAGGATTTAAAGCTCCAAGCATTTTGCAAGTAAACGGGGCAAAAGAAGTAGCGGTGGAGTTTGGTTCGTTGTCGAAAAGTTACAATATGGCCGGCTGCCGAATCGGGTATATTGTTGGAAACCGCGATATGATTAAAGCACTGTCGATTATCAAAAGCAATATTGATACTTGCCAGTTTATTCCGATTCAAAAAGCGGCAGCGGCAGCGTTAATAAGCGATCATGAAGCGGTCAAAGAAAACAATCGAATATATGAACAGCGGATGAATATGATGGTAAAAGCTTTGCGTTCGCTTGGCATAAATGTTCATCCCCCGAAGGCGACGTTTTTCCTATGGATACCTGTTTTAAAAGGATACTCTTCTGAACAATTTGCGACTAAATTGCTGGAAGAAGCAGGAGTAATTGTCACGCCAGGAACAGCGTTTGGTCCATCAGGAGAAGGATATGTTCGGTTATCGCTTTCCGTTTCGATGGAACGTTTGCAACAAGTGGCCGATCGACTCAAACAAGTAAATTGGGAGGAGTAG
- a CDS encoding thiamine pyrophosphate-binding protein, giving the protein MTAAKAIVHCLKSEEISHVFCVPGESYLPLMDAIFDEPSIQLISARHEGGASFMAEGYAKATGKPGVVLATRGVGGANLAIGVHTAKQDSTPMVVFLGQVHNDFLGREGFQEVDLEQFFQPIAKWAVEIKDAKRIPELVQRAFRVAQTGRPGPVVVSLPEDVFLAKIDEVIFPKTIVPKPAPSQQDILRVQDILQNAKRPVVIAGGGVKLSKAERELLLFAEKFTIPVSVSFRRHDVFPNDHPLYVGHLGLGTSKGIIETVKQADVIIAIGTRLSEVTTQDYRLLSAGQTLIHIDIDANELGKVYLPKAAIIADCKEALSKLLEIDIQPFWHDWATSRRKIYEQASTLPMEKRNVNESVIASLQEHLPQGAIITNDAGNFAGWLHSFFQFTEKHTYIGPTSGAMGYGMPAAIGAKLAYPDRVVVSLSGDGGFMMTVQELETAARYEIPIISVVFNNRMYGTIRMHQELHFPKRVIGTDLGNVSFAELAKCLNGNGIQVETEQQFTEALLQSLHAKKPTVIEVLTDPNQISVTSTIEQLRKRVDSI; this is encoded by the coding sequence ATTACGGCGGCGAAGGCGATTGTCCATTGTTTGAAAAGCGAAGAAATTTCCCACGTGTTTTGCGTGCCGGGAGAAAGTTATTTGCCGCTAATGGACGCTATTTTTGATGAACCTTCCATTCAGCTTATTTCTGCTCGTCATGAGGGAGGCGCCTCTTTTATGGCGGAGGGCTACGCGAAAGCGACAGGAAAACCGGGAGTGGTGCTGGCGACAAGAGGAGTCGGAGGCGCGAATTTGGCGATTGGTGTCCATACGGCAAAGCAAGATTCGACGCCGATGGTCGTTTTTTTAGGCCAAGTGCACAACGATTTTCTTGGCAGAGAAGGGTTTCAAGAAGTCGATTTAGAGCAATTTTTCCAGCCGATTGCAAAATGGGCGGTAGAAATCAAAGATGCGAAGCGAATCCCTGAACTTGTTCAACGGGCGTTTCGTGTTGCGCAAACAGGAAGACCGGGGCCTGTTGTCGTATCGCTTCCGGAAGACGTATTTCTCGCAAAGATAGATGAAGTTATTTTTCCAAAAACAATCGTTCCAAAACCCGCCCCAAGCCAACAAGATATTTTGCGTGTTCAAGACATTTTACAAAACGCCAAACGGCCTGTCGTGATTGCCGGAGGGGGAGTGAAACTTTCGAAAGCGGAACGAGAATTGCTTTTGTTTGCTGAGAAGTTTACGATACCTGTTTCTGTCTCTTTCCGAAGACATGATGTATTTCCAAACGATCACCCATTATATGTCGGACATCTCGGTTTAGGAACGTCAAAAGGGATTATTGAGACAGTAAAACAAGCGGACGTCATTATAGCGATTGGAACGAGATTATCGGAAGTGACGACACAAGACTACCGCTTGCTATCAGCAGGACAAACGCTGATTCATATTGATATCGATGCAAATGAATTGGGAAAAGTATACCTGCCAAAAGCGGCAATCATAGCTGATTGCAAGGAAGCGCTTTCGAAACTGCTTGAAATCGATATTCAGCCATTTTGGCATGACTGGGCAACATCGAGACGAAAAATATACGAACAAGCATCAACACTCCCAATGGAAAAACGAAATGTGAATGAATCCGTGATTGCTAGTCTACAAGAACATTTGCCGCAAGGTGCGATCATCACCAATGATGCAGGAAATTTTGCTGGTTGGCTGCATTCCTTTTTTCAATTTACGGAAAAACATACGTATATCGGCCCGACATCCGGAGCGATGGGATATGGCATGCCGGCCGCCATCGGTGCCAAACTAGCATATCCCGACCGTGTGGTAGTTTCACTATCAGGAGACGGCGGTTTTATGATGACAGTGCAGGAGTTAGAAACAGCTGCTAGATATGAAATTCCTATTATTAGTGTTGTTTTTAATAACCGCATGTATGGAACGATCCGGATGCATCAAGAACTGCATTTTCCAAAGCGAGTCATCGGAACAGATTTAGGGAATGTATCATTTGCGGAATTGGCTAAATGCTTAAATGGCAACGGCATTCAAGTAGAAACGGAACAGCAATTTACCGAAGCGCTTCTTCAATCTCTCCATGCAAAGAAACCTACGGTCATAGAAGTACTGACGGATCCAAATCAAATTTCGGTCACTTCTACAATTGAACAATTGCGGAAGCGGGTGGATTCTATATAA
- a CDS encoding aldehyde dehydrogenase family protein — protein MKVLNFINGEWKESSSKQFAPVINPATGDAIGEVTVSIEADVGAAVKAAKAAQKKWALEPAPKRAEVLYKVGYLLKERKEQLARMLTMEMGKVIEEARGEVQEGIDMAFYMAGEGRRLFGDTTPSELKDKFAMSVRAPVGVVGIITPWNFPIAIATWKSFPAIVAGNAVVWKPALETPFMAQELAKIFEEAGLPKGVFNVVNGDGPTTGNALVEHPDVRVISFTGSNEVGRKIAEKCGRSLKKVSLEMGGKNAVIVMDDADLSLAVEGILWSAFGTSGQRCTACSRIIAHESIKKELENRLLEAMRTLTIGNGLDENVKVGPVINEKALQKIDRYVQIGKEEGAKLLTGGYILQEGEYNKGYYYAPTLFTDVMPNMRIAREEIFGPVASIIPVKSLEEAIEVNNSVDYGLSSSIFTRDVNKVFTAMRDLDTGIVYVNAGTTGAEIHLPFGGTKGTGNGHRDSGVAALDVFTEWKSIYIDFSGKLQRAQIDIDE, from the coding sequence ATGAAAGTATTGAATTTTATTAATGGCGAGTGGAAAGAATCGAGCAGCAAACAATTCGCTCCGGTCATTAATCCGGCGACAGGAGATGCGATTGGAGAAGTGACGGTTTCGATTGAAGCGGATGTGGGCGCGGCGGTAAAAGCGGCAAAGGCTGCGCAAAAAAAGTGGGCGCTTGAACCCGCGCCGAAACGCGCCGAAGTGTTATATAAAGTAGGATATTTGTTGAAGGAACGAAAAGAACAATTAGCAAGAATGTTAACCATGGAAATGGGAAAAGTCATTGAAGAAGCTCGCGGAGAAGTACAGGAAGGAATTGATATGGCGTTTTATATGGCGGGAGAGGGAAGACGATTATTCGGAGATACGACTCCTTCCGAATTAAAAGATAAATTTGCGATGAGTGTCCGTGCCCCTGTAGGAGTCGTTGGCATTATTACTCCATGGAACTTTCCGATTGCGATCGCCACATGGAAATCGTTCCCTGCCATTGTAGCCGGTAATGCGGTCGTTTGGAAGCCAGCGTTGGAAACGCCGTTTATGGCGCAGGAATTAGCAAAAATTTTTGAAGAAGCTGGATTGCCAAAAGGAGTATTTAATGTCGTCAATGGTGACGGTCCGACAACGGGGAACGCGCTTGTCGAACATCCTGATGTACGGGTGATTTCCTTTACCGGATCCAATGAAGTAGGCAGAAAAATTGCGGAAAAATGCGGCCGAAGCTTGAAAAAAGTGTCACTCGAAATGGGCGGAAAAAATGCGGTGATCGTGATGGACGATGCGGACTTATCTTTAGCGGTAGAAGGAATTTTATGGAGCGCTTTTGGCACTTCTGGACAAAGATGTACCGCGTGCAGCCGAATTATTGCCCATGAAAGTATAAAAAAAGAATTAGAAAATAGACTGCTAGAGGCGATGCGAACTCTAACAATCGGGAATGGCTTAGATGAAAATGTAAAAGTTGGACCAGTTATCAATGAAAAAGCGTTACAAAAAATTGACCGATATGTGCAAATCGGTAAAGAAGAAGGAGCAAAACTATTGACAGGTGGGTATATTTTGCAAGAAGGAGAATATAACAAAGGATACTATTACGCTCCGACGCTCTTTACGGATGTAATGCCAAATATGCGGATCGCGCGGGAAGAAATTTTCGGTCCAGTCGCTTCTATTATTCCTGTGAAAAGCTTAGAAGAAGCGATTGAAGTGAACAATAGCGTCGACTACGGATTATCTAGTTCTATTTTCACTCGCGACGTGAATAAAGTGTTTACCGCAATGCGTGATTTGGATACAGGAATTGTATATGTGAACGCAGGTACGACAGGGGCGGAAATTCATTTGCCGTTTGGCGGAACGAAAGGAACGGGAAACGGCCATCGCGATTCCGGGGTGGCGGCGTTAGACGTATTTACAGAATGGAAAAGTATTTACATTGACTTTAGCGGTAAATTACAGCGGGCGCAAATCGATATTGACGAATAA
- a CDS encoding saccharopine dehydrogenase family protein: MKALVLGAGLMGKEAARDLVQSEEVSSVTIADIDIKKAERVCQQLYSSKIEAKQVDASNERKLAALMNEHDVVINALFYIFNEMVAKTAIQVGVHSVDLGGHIGHITDRILQLHEKAKQAGVTIIPDLGVAPGMINILSGYGASKLDELKSIKLYVGGIPVRPEPPLEYNHVFSLEGLFDHYTDPSLIIRDGRKQEIPSLSEIETIYFDRFGPLEAFHTSGGTSTLSYSYPQLECLEYKTIRYPGHAEKFKLLVDLNLTRNDYEVEVKGQKVKPRDVLLATLSPLLDLKDKEDVVLLRVIVGGIKNNKETIFEYETVTFKDRKKNITAMARTTANTISVVAQMIGNGIIEKRGVYPPEQIVPGDIYIKEMAKRGVVIKEKQYVK; encoded by the coding sequence ATGAAAGCGTTAGTGCTTGGAGCTGGACTGATGGGAAAAGAAGCAGCGCGTGATTTAGTGCAAAGTGAAGAGGTTTCTTCCGTCACCATAGCAGATATCGATATAAAAAAAGCGGAGCGAGTTTGCCAGCAGTTATATTCTAGTAAAATCGAGGCCAAACAAGTCGATGCATCGAATGAAAGAAAGCTAGCGGCATTAATGAACGAACACGATGTTGTCATCAACGCGTTGTTTTATATTTTTAACGAAATGGTGGCGAAAACAGCGATTCAAGTCGGTGTCCATTCCGTTGATTTAGGCGGACATATCGGCCATATTACGGATCGCATTTTACAATTGCATGAGAAAGCAAAGCAAGCTGGTGTGACGATCATTCCTGACTTAGGAGTGGCACCGGGAATGATTAACATTTTATCTGGTTACGGAGCAAGCAAACTAGATGAATTGAAATCAATTAAACTATACGTCGGCGGGATTCCTGTGCGTCCGGAGCCTCCGTTAGAATACAACCATGTCTTTTCACTGGAAGGATTGTTCGATCATTATACGGACCCGTCTCTCATCATCCGGGATGGACGGAAGCAAGAAATCCCATCTTTATCAGAGATTGAAACAATCTACTTTGATAGGTTCGGGCCGCTAGAAGCATTTCATACATCAGGAGGAACATCCACATTATCTTATTCCTATCCGCAATTAGAATGTTTAGAATATAAGACGATCCGCTATCCAGGCCATGCGGAAAAATTTAAGTTGCTCGTCGATTTAAATTTAACAAGAAATGACTACGAGGTGGAAGTGAAAGGGCAAAAAGTGAAGCCGCGAGACGTGCTTTTAGCAACATTATCCCCGCTTTTAGACTTAAAAGATAAAGAGGATGTCGTCTTGTTAAGGGTGATTGTCGGAGGAATAAAAAATAATAAAGAAACGATTTTTGAATATGAAACGGTCACATTTAAAGATCGAAAAAAGAATATTACCGCAATGGCGCGGACAACAGCGAATACGATTTCTGTCGTTGCACAAATGATTGGAAACGGAATCATCGAAAAACGAGGTGTTTACCCTCCTGAACAAATCGTTCCAGGTGACATCTACATCAAGGAAATGGCAAAGCGCGGCGTTGTTATCAAAGAGAAACAATATGTAAAGTGA
- a CDS encoding SPFH domain-containing protein produces the protein MKETKAWYMNGFAGIIGIAVLVAVAIISLLQQLVIIAALFVVAAIVLASGITIVQPNQAKVLIFFGRYLGTIRDSGLFLTVPLTIRQNVSLRVRNFTSKKLKVNDVQGNPIEIAAVIVFRVIDSAKAVFDVDNYEEFVEIQSEAAIRHVATKYPYDTFTDDDEITLRGNADIISDVLANELQERLKVAGVEVIEARLTHLAYSPEIASAMLQRQQAAAILAARKKIVEGAVSMAQMAIEQLDKEGILELDDERKANMVNNLMVAIVSERATQPVINTGSLY, from the coding sequence ATGAAGGAAACAAAGGCATGGTATATGAACGGGTTTGCTGGGATTATTGGTATTGCTGTATTAGTGGCAGTAGCGATTATTAGTTTGCTTCAGCAGCTAGTCATTATTGCCGCTCTATTCGTTGTTGCCGCCATCGTGTTGGCCAGCGGCATCACCATTGTTCAGCCGAACCAAGCAAAAGTGTTGATTTTCTTTGGCCGCTATTTAGGTACGATTCGCGACAGCGGACTATTTCTTACTGTTCCGCTTACGATTAGGCAAAACGTTTCTTTGCGCGTCCGTAATTTTACCAGCAAAAAATTAAAAGTAAACGATGTTCAAGGCAACCCTATCGAAATTGCCGCTGTTATTGTATTTCGGGTCATTGATTCCGCAAAAGCAGTTTTTGATGTAGATAACTATGAAGAGTTTGTAGAGATTCAAAGTGAGGCAGCCATTCGCCATGTTGCAACGAAATATCCTTATGATACCTTTACCGATGATGATGAAATCACATTACGAGGCAATGCAGATATTATTTCCGATGTCCTTGCCAACGAGTTGCAAGAGCGCCTAAAAGTAGCCGGAGTGGAAGTAATCGAAGCTCGCCTTACTCATCTCGCCTACTCTCCAGAAATTGCAAGCGCGATGTTGCAACGGCAACAAGCAGCCGCGATTTTAGCGGCAAGAAAGAAAATTGTCGAAGGTGCTGTCTCCATGGCGCAAATGGCGATCGAGCAACTTGACAAAGAAGGAATTTTAGAGTTAGATGATGAACGAAAAGCAAACATGGTTAACAATTTAATGGTCGCCATCGTATCCGAACGCGCGACCCAACCGGTGATCAATACCGGAAGTCTATATTAA
- a CDS encoding TerC family protein — MTISSEALLALFKIIAIDIILSGDNAVVIAMATRKLPKHQQNKAIFWGTGGAVLLRILFATVIVFLLEIPFVHLAGGLLLLWIAYKVLLEKEEETHIQSSDRLFKAIMTIIVADVVMSLDNVVAVAGASEGHIGMIAFGVAISIPIMIFGSKAIVKVMEKYRWIAYVGSGILAWTGGKMMMEDEGFMQLLHFREGTLTYAVSAGLTIFVLAAGYITNKRAESKEGTIV; from the coding sequence TTGACAATATCTTCGGAAGCGCTGTTGGCATTATTTAAGATTATAGCGATTGATATCATTTTATCCGGTGATAATGCGGTTGTCATTGCGATGGCGACGCGCAAGTTGCCGAAGCACCAGCAAAATAAAGCGATTTTTTGGGGGACAGGCGGTGCGGTTCTTTTACGTATTTTATTTGCGACAGTCATTGTGTTTTTATTAGAAATTCCGTTTGTCCATTTAGCAGGCGGGTTGTTATTGCTTTGGATTGCTTATAAAGTGCTTCTTGAAAAAGAAGAAGAGACGCATATTCAGTCATCAGACCGCCTTTTCAAAGCCATTATGACGATTATTGTCGCCGATGTGGTGATGAGTTTGGATAATGTCGTTGCGGTAGCGGGAGCATCAGAAGGACATATCGGCATGATTGCGTTTGGAGTGGCGATCAGTATTCCGATTATGATTTTCGGGTCAAAAGCAATTGTGAAAGTCATGGAAAAATATCGCTGGATCGCTTATGTCGGATCTGGGATTTTGGCATGGACAGGCGGAAAAATGATGATGGAAGACGAAGGGTTTATGCAGCTTCTTCATTTCCGCGAAGGAACGTTAACGTATGCTGTTAGCGCTGGATTAACGATTTTCGTGTTAGCTGCTGGATATATAACAAATAAAAGAGCAGAAAGCAAAGAAGGGACCATTGTGTAA
- a CDS encoding D-2-hydroxyacid dehydrogenase, translated as MKIHNILVTGRLYSEMAKLLQEKGVNKNFRFVAENEVCRDDFFWADAYVGFRPAPRFEFGNIRWVHSLGAGVDSFLWNREWKEDVLLTKTVGSFGKQISEYCLSYMLRDLQCHDVYGWYQSQRQWKPIPPQPLQSQCVVIYGTGHIGQQLASYLGMFGVQPIGISRSGQMKPHFVKVFPTDQASEVLPKADWVIAALPLTNETYHLFDEQFFALLNNASFINVGRGATVDEMALWDALENRNVRLAVLDVFENEPLPPESPLWQHPNVIITPHISALTSAEEAVDCFLQTLQRIEANEPLCNKVDVQKGY; from the coding sequence ATGAAAATTCATAATATTTTAGTAACGGGACGGTTATATTCGGAGATGGCAAAGCTATTGCAAGAAAAGGGGGTCAATAAAAATTTTCGTTTTGTTGCTGAAAATGAGGTATGTCGAGACGACTTTTTTTGGGCGGACGCATATGTCGGGTTTCGCCCAGCACCTCGTTTTGAATTTGGCAACATTCGTTGGGTGCATTCTCTCGGAGCAGGCGTCGATTCATTTTTATGGAATAGAGAGTGGAAAGAAGATGTGTTGCTGACAAAGACGGTCGGCTCGTTCGGTAAACAAATTAGCGAATATTGCCTTAGCTATATGCTTCGCGATTTACAATGTCATGACGTTTATGGATGGTACCAATCACAGCGGCAGTGGAAGCCAATTCCCCCGCAGCCATTGCAAAGTCAATGTGTCGTTATTTATGGGACAGGACATATCGGACAGCAGCTGGCTAGTTATTTGGGCATGTTTGGTGTTCAACCGATTGGAATTTCACGAAGCGGGCAGATGAAACCGCATTTTGTTAAAGTATTTCCAACCGATCAAGCGAGCGAAGTGTTGCCGAAAGCCGATTGGGTCATTGCCGCGCTTCCATTGACAAACGAAACGTATCATTTATTTGACGAACAGTTTTTTGCCCTTTTAAATAATGCTAGTTTTATTAACGTAGGCAGGGGGGCAACTGTTGATGAAATGGCATTATGGGATGCGTTGGAAAACCGAAATGTTCGTCTTGCCGTTTTAGATGTCTTCGAAAACGAACCATTGCCGCCTGAATCGCCGTTATGGCAACATCCGAACGTCATCATCACCCCGCATATTTCTGCATTGACATCTGCTGAAGAGGCAGTGGACTGCTTTTTACAAACACTACAGCGAATTGAAGCGAATGAACCGCTTTGCAACAAAGTGGATGTGCAGAAAGGGTATTAA
- a CDS encoding LutC/YkgG family protein, with amino-acid sequence MQTGMIYNRNKFLQTVANRLGRKQRTTGVSRPHWSHQPQWRVFQGYSQDDLLKELKAQCPRIHTQCVETTAVELKETLKEVVDKHGGGPIVTWDDPRFDEYGLTRLLRNEWPNENIDVHIWDASAGRKNINYAEQANVGITFSDITLAESGTVVLFSGNGKGRTVSFLPKTYIAIIAKSTIVPRMTQAAAYIHEQIEKGHLIPSCINFITGPSNSADIEMNLVVGVHGPMKATYIVVTDR; translated from the coding sequence ATGCAGACTGGCATGATTTATAACCGTAACAAGTTTTTGCAAACTGTTGCCAATCGGCTTGGACGCAAACAACGTACAACAGGAGTATCCCGGCCGCATTGGAGCCATCAGCCGCAATGGAGGGTATTTCAAGGTTATAGCCAAGATGATTTATTGAAGGAGTTGAAAGCGCAATGTCCGCGCATTCATACCCAATGCGTTGAAACAACAGCTGTTGAACTAAAAGAAACGTTAAAGGAAGTTGTCGACAAGCATGGGGGAGGCCCGATTGTGACATGGGACGACCCGCGTTTTGATGAATATGGATTAACCCGCTTACTGCGCAACGAATGGCCGAATGAAAACATCGATGTCCACATCTGGGACGCATCTGCCGGCAGAAAAAATATCAACTATGCCGAACAAGCAAACGTCGGTATTACATTCAGTGATATTACGCTTGCCGAATCAGGAACAGTCGTGCTATTTAGCGGAAATGGAAAAGGACGCACCGTCAGCTTTCTGCCAAAAACGTATATTGCCATCATCGCAAAAAGCACGATCGTACCGCGCATGACCCAAGCGGCCGCCTACATTCATGAACAAATCGAAAAAGGGCATCTCATTCCTTCATGCATTAATTTTATCACGGGACCAAGCAATTCGGCCGATATTGAAATGAACTTAGTCGTCGGGGTGCACGGCCCGATGAAAGCCACTTACATTGTCGTTACTGACCGTTAA
- a CDS encoding LutB/LldF family L-lactate oxidation iron-sulfur protein, producing MAMKIDGANFHERVEINLHNTFMRGAVAGAQERLHTRRLEAAEELGNWEEWRALGEEIRQHTLENLDYYLMQLSENVAKRGGHVFFAQTAEEANDYIRNVVIRKNAKKIVKSKSMVTEEINLNPVLEAVGCEVIETDLGEYILQVDDHDPPSHIVAPALHKNKEQIRDVFREKLGYKQTEKPEELALHARKMLRREYLTADIGITGCNFAIAESGSITLVTNEGNADLVTALPKTQITVMGMERIVPTFEEMEVLVSLLTRSAVGQKLTSYITVLTGPRDDGDVDGPEEFHLVIVDNGRSNILGTEFQPVLQCIRCAACVNVCPVYRHIGGHSYGSIYSGPIGAVLSPLLGGYDNYKELPYASTLCAACTEACPVRIPLHELLLKHRQVIVEREEKAPISEKLAMKAFGLGAASPFLYKLGSKVAPRALTPFTKDDRISKGPGPLKAWTEIREFPAPNKERFRDWFREHQKGVGK from the coding sequence ATGGCGATGAAAATTGACGGTGCAAATTTCCATGAACGAGTCGAAATAAATCTTCACAACACGTTTATGCGCGGCGCTGTCGCAGGAGCACAAGAACGGCTGCATACAAGACGGCTCGAAGCGGCCGAAGAGCTTGGAAACTGGGAAGAATGGCGCGCACTCGGGGAAGAAATTCGTCAGCATACACTAGAAAACTTAGATTATTATTTAATGCAATTAAGCGAAAACGTTGCCAAACGCGGAGGCCACGTCTTTTTCGCGCAAACCGCAGAAGAAGCAAATGACTATATTCGCAATGTCGTCATTCGGAAAAACGCGAAAAAAATTGTCAAATCAAAATCGATGGTAACGGAAGAAATTAATTTAAATCCTGTGTTGGAAGCAGTGGGCTGTGAAGTCATTGAAACGGATCTTGGCGAATACATTTTGCAAGTGGACGATCACGATCCTCCTTCACACATCGTCGCTCCAGCACTTCATAAAAATAAAGAACAAATTCGCGACGTCTTTCGCGAAAAGCTCGGCTACAAGCAAACGGAAAAACCGGAAGAACTCGCGCTTCATGCCCGCAAAATGCTCCGTCGCGAATACTTAACCGCCGATATCGGCATCACCGGCTGCAACTTTGCCATTGCCGAATCCGGCTCCATTACGCTCGTCACCAATGAAGGAAACGCCGATTTAGTTACCGCCCTTCCAAAAACGCAAATCACCGTCATGGGGATGGAGCGCATTGTCCCGACGTTTGAAGAAATGGAAGTGCTTGTCAGCCTTTTAACGCGGAGTGCTGTCGGACAAAAATTAACGAGCTATATTACGGTATTAACGGGACCACGCGATGATGGCGACGTGGACGGTCCGGAAGAGTTTCATTTAGTCATCGTTGATAACGGCCGCTCCAACATTCTCGGCACAGAGTTTCAGCCGGTATTGCAATGTATTCGCTGCGCTGCCTGCGTCAACGTATGCCCGGTTTATCGCCATATTGGGGGACATTCGTATGGCTCCATTTATTCCGGTCCGATTGGCGCCGTTCTGTCACCGTTGTTAGGAGGATATGACAATTATAAAGAGCTGCCGTACGCCTCCACACTTTGTGCGGCCTGTACAGAAGCGTGCCCAGTCAGAATTCCGCTTCATGAATTGTTGTTAAAACACCGTCAAGTGATCGTTGAGCGCGAAGAAAAAGCGCCGATTTCGGAAAAATTGGCGATGAAAGCGTTCGGTTTAGGCGCTGCTTCACCCTTCCTTTACAAGCTTGGTTCTAAAGTTGCCCCAAGAGCATTGACGCCGTTTACAAAAGACGACCGAATTTCCAAAGGGCCTGGGCCACTGAAAGCATGGACGGAAATTCGCGAGTTTCCTGCGCCAAATAAAGAACGATTCCGCGACTGGTTTCGCGAACATCAAAAAGGAGTTGGAAAATGA